A single Sporosarcina sp. FSL W8-0480 DNA region contains:
- a CDS encoding (Fe-S)-binding protein, producing the protein MNALLVANWILFLAVVAYALALFTHLITSRTQFIKLGRKEEFDNNVSRRLQAIWVNVFGQKKLLKDKKSGIIHVMFFYGFLLVQFGAIDLIWKGLKPGSHLPFGPIYGGFTFFQEIVVAVILVAVIWAFHRRYVEKLVRLKRGWKSGLVLIFIGTLMLSTLVSNGMNMIWQGHETTWTEPMASAIASVFSFMSPTAAAVVFFIAWWIHLLTLLTFLVYVPQSKHAHLIAGPVNTYMMRFDRRGKLSPIDFEALEEAEDEDDMPALGVGKITDFTQKQMIDFYACVECGRCTNMCPATGTGKMLSPMDLITKLRDNLTNTGALVTKKQPWVPAPMFKHTKGNQIALAAGLEGATLDDIYNPSLIGDVITEEEIWACTTCRNCEDQCPVMNEHVDKIIDLRRYLVMTEGKMDADAQRAMTNIERQGNPWGLNRKEKENWRDMRPDLHIPTVKEMKKADEEFEYLFWVGSMGAFDNRSQKIALAFAHLMNEAGVKFAILGNKEKNSGDTPRRLGNEFLFQELATGNIDEFEKAGVKKIVTIDPHAYNIFKNEYPDFGFKAEVLHHTEMLYDLVMAGKLKPLHPINETITFHDSCYLGRYNDVYDAPREILKAIPGVNLVEMKRNREDGMCCGAGGGLMWMEEDTGHRINVARTEQAMEVSPGIISSGCPYCLTMLSDGTKAIEVEDKVGTYDIAELLEKSIFGEDFQPAAEEEETVLQ; encoded by the coding sequence ATGAATGCATTATTAGTCGCTAACTGGATCTTATTCTTAGCGGTTGTTGCTTATGCGCTTGCATTATTCACGCATTTAATTACGTCACGTACGCAATTCATTAAACTCGGACGCAAAGAAGAGTTTGATAATAATGTGTCGCGTAGACTCCAGGCAATCTGGGTGAACGTGTTTGGTCAGAAAAAACTATTGAAGGATAAGAAAAGTGGAATCATCCACGTCATGTTCTTCTATGGATTCCTTTTAGTCCAGTTTGGTGCAATCGACCTGATTTGGAAAGGCTTGAAGCCGGGGTCACATTTACCGTTCGGACCGATTTATGGTGGATTTACATTCTTCCAGGAAATCGTTGTTGCCGTCATCTTGGTGGCAGTCATTTGGGCATTCCACCGACGTTATGTTGAGAAGTTAGTCCGCTTGAAGCGTGGTTGGAAATCTGGACTTGTCCTGATTTTCATTGGAACACTTATGCTTTCGACGCTCGTCTCGAACGGCATGAACATGATTTGGCAAGGACATGAAACGACTTGGACAGAGCCAATGGCATCTGCAATTGCAAGCGTTTTCAGCTTCATGAGCCCGACTGCTGCTGCAGTTGTGTTCTTCATCGCGTGGTGGATTCACTTGCTCACATTGCTCACTTTCCTCGTCTACGTGCCGCAATCGAAGCATGCGCACTTAATCGCAGGACCAGTCAATACGTATATGATGCGTTTTGACCGCAGAGGGAAGCTTTCACCGATTGACTTCGAAGCGCTTGAAGAGGCTGAAGACGAAGACGATATGCCGGCACTTGGGGTTGGCAAAATTACCGATTTCACACAAAAACAGATGATCGACTTTTACGCTTGCGTGGAATGTGGACGCTGTACGAATATGTGTCCAGCTACGGGAACAGGCAAAATGCTATCTCCGATGGACTTGATCACAAAACTTCGCGACAATTTGACGAACACTGGGGCGCTCGTCACGAAGAAACAACCTTGGGTACCGGCTCCGATGTTCAAGCATACGAAGGGGAACCAAATCGCACTTGCTGCAGGACTTGAAGGTGCGACGCTTGATGATATTTACAACCCATCCCTAATCGGTGACGTTATTACGGAAGAGGAAATCTGGGCTTGCACGACTTGCCGTAACTGTGAAGACCAATGTCCGGTTATGAACGAGCACGTCGACAAAATCATCGACCTTCGCCGTTATCTTGTTATGACGGAAGGGAAGATGGACGCGGATGCGCAACGTGCGATGACGAACATCGAACGTCAAGGAAATCCTTGGGGTCTTAACCGTAAAGAAAAAGAGAACTGGCGCGACATGCGTCCGGACCTTCATATTCCAACAGTGAAGGAAATGAAGAAAGCGGACGAAGAGTTCGAATACCTCTTCTGGGTCGGCTCAATGGGTGCATTCGACAACCGTTCTCAAAAAATCGCACTCGCTTTCGCACATCTAATGAACGAAGCGGGCGTCAAATTCGCAATCCTTGGAAACAAAGAGAAGAACTCTGGTGACACGCCACGTCGTCTTGGGAATGAATTCCTATTCCAAGAACTCGCGACAGGCAACATCGATGAATTCGAAAAAGCAGGCGTTAAAAAGATCGTCACAATCGACCCGCATGCATACAACATTTTTAAGAATGAATACCCGGATTTCGGCTTCAAAGCGGAAGTCCTCCACCATACTGAAATGCTGTATGACCTTGTCATGGCAGGGAAGTTGAAGCCCTTGCATCCGATCAATGAAACGATCACGTTCCATGATTCCTGCTACCTCGGCCGATACAATGACGTATACGATGCGCCACGGGAAATTCTCAAAGCGATTCCGGGCGTCAACCTTGTCGAGATGAAACGTAACCGCGAAGACGGCATGTGCTGTGGAGCGGGCGGCGGACTCATGTGGATGGAAGAAGATACAGGTCACCGCATCAACGTCGCACGTACAGAACAAGCGATGGAAGTGAGCCCAGGCATCATTTCATCCGGATGTCCGTACTGCTTGACGATGCTATCCGACGGTACGAAAGCGATCGAAGTGGAAGACAAAGTCGGAACATATGACATAGCCGAACTTCTTGAAAAATCGATTTTCGGAGAAGACTTCCAACCGGCTGCTGAGGAAGAAGAAACAGTTTTGCAGTAA
- a CDS encoding ECF transporter S component — protein sequence MKVRTIVLTALFAALCAVGGFIKIPSGVGSLALDTVPALLSASFLPPVFVGIASMTGHIASAMYAGFPLGPFHILIAFEMLVILYVFARLHKAGKHSWKWIFFIIANGLLAPLPFYFLVSPAFFIGAVPAILLATFLNAVVAAVVMPALSKAANSRFGLVR from the coding sequence ATGAAAGTAAGAACGATTGTCTTGACCGCTTTATTCGCGGCACTTTGTGCAGTTGGCGGATTCATCAAGATCCCGTCCGGCGTCGGATCCTTGGCGTTAGACACGGTGCCGGCGCTGCTTTCGGCATCTTTTTTGCCGCCGGTTTTCGTCGGAATCGCATCAATGACAGGTCACATCGCGTCCGCAATGTACGCGGGGTTTCCGCTTGGCCCATTCCATATACTGATCGCGTTCGAAATGTTAGTTATCCTGTATGTTTTTGCGCGCCTTCATAAAGCGGGAAAACATTCGTGGAAGTGGATTTTCTTCATCATAGCGAACGGACTCCTTGCTCCGTTGCCGTTCTACTTCCTTGTGTCACCGGCATTCTTTATCGGCGCAGTTCCAGCGATTTTACTCGCAACCTTCCTGAACGCAGTCGTTGCCGCTGTCGTCATGCCCGCGCTTTCGAAAGCAGCTAACAGCAGATTCGGTTTGGTTCGATGA
- a CDS encoding cob(I)yrinic acid a,c-diamide adenosyltransferase: MKIYTKTGDKGKTSLIGGRVDKDSLRIEAYGTMDELNSFIGKAMTELEGDKFADILEDLETIQNELFDGGGDLANVMKERHYKLSDEPIEVLEKRIDKLMEEAPPLEKFILPGGSPAAATLHIARTVTRRAERVTVTLMKAEEDVPGTVQRYLNRLSDYLFVAARIVNARLGIPDNEYIRSAKVFRTDKKKED; encoded by the coding sequence ATGAAAATCTATACGAAAACAGGAGACAAAGGGAAGACAAGTTTGATCGGAGGGCGCGTCGATAAGGATAGCCTACGCATTGAGGCGTATGGAACGATGGACGAATTGAATTCATTCATCGGAAAGGCAATGACGGAGCTTGAAGGCGATAAATTCGCGGATATACTTGAGGATTTGGAAACAATCCAGAATGAATTATTCGATGGTGGCGGGGATTTGGCGAATGTCATGAAGGAGCGCCATTACAAATTATCCGACGAGCCGATTGAAGTCCTTGAAAAGCGGATCGATAAATTGATGGAGGAAGCGCCGCCGTTAGAGAAGTTCATCCTACCTGGAGGATCGCCTGCAGCTGCGACGCTTCATATCGCAAGAACAGTGACTCGTAGGGCGGAGCGGGTGACGGTGACATTGATGAAGGCGGAGGAGGATGTACCAGGTACAGTCCAACGGTATTTGAACCGCCTGTCCGATTATTTATTCGTCGCGGCAAGAATCGTCAATGCGCGTCTCGGTATTCCGGACAATGAATATATCCGCAGTGCAAAAGTGTTCCGCACAGATAAAAAGAAAGAGGATTGA
- a CDS encoding bifunctional adenosylcobinamide kinase/adenosylcobinamide-phosphate guanylyltransferase: MRVIIGGAHNGKKAFVKRMLENAPHYWVDCSVDELEIPSDRLIVIDRIEQWLAQTELPEVDAVEFILKSVEDKEVIFILTDIGRGIVPMDARQRALRDTCGRLYQKLIAQADEVTRIWYGLPQTLKKN, from the coding sequence ATGCGAGTCATTATCGGAGGTGCCCATAACGGCAAAAAGGCATTTGTAAAAAGGATGCTTGAAAACGCTCCGCATTATTGGGTCGATTGTTCCGTAGATGAGTTGGAGATTCCGTCGGATAGGCTAATTGTCATCGACCGAATCGAGCAGTGGCTTGCGCAGACAGAATTGCCCGAAGTGGATGCAGTGGAATTCATTTTGAAGTCTGTCGAAGACAAAGAGGTCATTTTCATCTTAACGGATATCGGACGGGGAATCGTGCCGATGGATGCGCGTCAGCGGGCATTGCGCGACACATGCGGGCGGCTCTATCAGAAGTTGATTGCGCAAGCGGATGAAGTGACGAGAATTTGGTACGGGTTGCCACAAACATTGAAGAAAAACTGA
- a CDS encoding histidine phosphatase family protein, with product MARNHHLYLIRHLPTIGNREQKYIGWTDEPIEKASVVSWNLSMPEIVHGSDLLRAQETATLLFPNAIYHSDARFRECNFGDFEGKTYADLEMDKDYRNWLDDMETCAPRGGESMSAVERRVLEALAEMPNGAVILTHGGPIRIAMTKFSPDSRDFWSWDIPHGSAWKFEWETYDDLKEGGRCESLSEVPITAKRHL from the coding sequence ATGGCTCGCAATCATCATTTGTATTTGATTCGTCATTTGCCGACAATAGGGAATCGCGAGCAAAAATATATCGGTTGGACGGATGAACCGATTGAAAAGGCCTCAGTTGTGTCTTGGAACCTATCAATGCCAGAAATTGTGCATGGAAGTGATCTGCTTCGTGCCCAGGAAACTGCAACATTGCTGTTTCCAAATGCCATCTACCATTCAGATGCAAGATTTCGTGAATGCAATTTTGGGGATTTTGAAGGGAAAACATATGCCGACCTTGAAATGGATAAGGACTATCGCAATTGGTTGGATGATATGGAAACATGCGCACCACGGGGCGGGGAAAGCATGTCCGCCGTGGAGCGGCGAGTGCTTGAAGCCCTTGCCGAAATGCCAAATGGCGCCGTCATCCTAACACATGGAGGTCCGATCCGCATTGCGATGACCAAGTTTTCACCGGATTCCCGCGATTTCTGGTCATGGGACATCCCTCATGGATCGGCATGGAAGTTCGAGTGGGAAACGTACGACGATTTGAAGGAGGGCGGGCGATGCGAGTCATTATCGGAGGTGCCCATAACGGCAAAAAGGCATTTGTAA
- the cobS gene encoding adenosylcobinamide-GDP ribazoletransferase translates to MNGLLLVLQFFTSIPIRKELPMERKDVTRMYIALPIIGGLIGLAMVGVAVLFTDAIGTGPLLASVFIVLTGIALTGGLHLDGFADTGDAFFSYRDREKRLEILDDPRIGAFGTMSLVLLILVKTALFHELLLIQTEWLPFFLAVPLLSRAGMNIYFTTTRPAKEKGIAHFFMDKLMKGKLLGWSLFLAAATLTGLGLSLHTIVIPLILGFVLLMGLFLFRRWSLKNFGGVSGDLCGAFIEGMEALLWLAIIICI, encoded by the coding sequence ATGAACGGGCTTTTACTCGTGCTCCAGTTTTTTACGTCAATTCCGATCCGTAAAGAGCTGCCGATGGAGAGGAAAGACGTGACGCGGATGTATATCGCGCTACCGATCATCGGTGGGTTGATCGGGCTTGCCATGGTCGGCGTTGCGGTTTTATTCACAGATGCAATCGGAACTGGGCCGTTGCTTGCATCGGTTTTCATTGTTCTGACCGGCATCGCACTGACGGGAGGTCTGCACCTCGATGGATTCGCGGATACAGGTGACGCGTTTTTTTCGTATCGCGACCGGGAAAAGCGGCTTGAAATCTTGGACGACCCGCGTATCGGCGCGTTCGGGACAATGTCACTCGTATTGCTCATTCTCGTGAAAACAGCATTATTCCATGAGCTATTGCTGATTCAAACGGAATGGCTGCCATTCTTCCTTGCTGTTCCACTCCTATCGCGTGCAGGGATGAACATTTACTTTACAACGACACGCCCCGCAAAGGAAAAGGGAATTGCCCATTTTTTCATGGATAAGCTCATGAAAGGGAAGCTACTTGGCTGGTCTCTTTTTTTAGCCGCAGCCACTTTAACGGGACTTGGTTTATCGCTTCACACAATCGTTATACCTCTAATACTTGGCTTTGTTTTACTAATGGGACTGTTTTTATTCAGAAGATGGTCGTTAAAGAATTTCGGTGGTGTATCGGGTGACCTTTGCGGGGCATTCATCGAAGGGATGGAGGCGTTGTTATGGCTCGCAATCATCATTTGTATTTGA
- a CDS encoding cobyric acid synthase, with amino-acid sequence MNGIMVMGTASDVGKTMICTALCRLFSDEGMRVAPFKSQNMSRFSAKAVNGEEMSRAQYLQAEAARTTPIIEMNPILIKPVGGMKSDVRFFGEAFNAIDGFAYREQFFTKAIDAIRSSLDYLSKNFDVVVIEGAGSPAEVNLNDREIVNMRVADMADVPVFLVADIDRGGAIASIVGTLQLMEPKHRARVKGILINKFHGDVTLFKEGIDFIETYTGIRVAGIIPHMMNHGIEEEDADRPQQNAPTGIDIYDEWAKHVKAHIDWPYVLSVIKEAGQ; translated from the coding sequence ATGAACGGAATCATGGTGATGGGAACAGCTTCGGACGTCGGAAAAACGATGATCTGCACCGCGTTATGCAGGCTGTTTTCAGACGAAGGCATGCGGGTCGCCCCATTCAAATCACAGAACATGTCGCGATTTTCCGCAAAAGCAGTAAACGGCGAAGAGATGAGCCGGGCACAATACTTGCAAGCTGAGGCGGCGCGCACCACGCCTATCATCGAGATGAATCCAATCCTGATCAAACCGGTCGGCGGAATGAAATCCGACGTCCGATTCTTCGGGGAAGCATTCAACGCAATCGATGGATTCGCCTATCGCGAGCAGTTTTTCACTAAAGCTATCGACGCCATCCGTTCATCCCTCGACTATCTCTCGAAAAACTTCGACGTTGTCGTGATTGAAGGCGCAGGAAGCCCGGCGGAAGTGAATTTGAATGACAGAGAAATCGTCAATATGCGAGTCGCCGATATGGCGGATGTACCTGTTTTTCTCGTTGCAGATATCGACCGCGGTGGCGCGATCGCTTCAATCGTCGGCACTCTTCAGTTGATGGAACCTAAGCATCGGGCACGGGTGAAAGGAATCCTTATTAATAAATTCCACGGGGATGTCACTCTGTTCAAGGAAGGCATTGATTTTATCGAAACCTATACCGGCATTCGCGTCGCCGGAATCATTCCCCATATGATGAACCACGGGATTGAAGAGGAGGACGCCGATCGCCCGCAACAAAATGCGCCAACCGGAATCGACATTTACGACGAGTGGGCGAAGCATGTGAAGGCGCATATCGATTGGCCGTATGTGCTTTCGGTCATCAAGGAGGCTGGCCAATGA
- a CDS encoding bifunctional adenosylcobinamide kinase/adenosylcobinamide-phosphate guanylyltransferase, protein MVVQIMSGKLTFISGGVRSGKSAYAEAMLVKEAITAKGRLIYIASGRPVDNEMKKRIEKHQQDRAEQAWTTIEQPANLFETLPFIHQNDFVLWDCLTTWLANELYTEHNGKFCIQMGGCMEKKAKQMLETVDEIRKNSAHLIIVSNEVLDEFPSAYDETRKYSEWIGNLHQKLVALSDDAIEMDCGLPQYWKCEGKVAVR, encoded by the coding sequence ATGGTGGTCCAAATCATGAGCGGAAAACTGACATTCATAAGCGGCGGTGTTCGAAGCGGGAAGAGTGCATACGCGGAAGCCATGCTCGTCAAGGAAGCAATCACCGCAAAAGGCAGACTCATCTACATCGCATCAGGCCGCCCGGTCGATAATGAAATGAAAAAACGAATTGAAAAGCATCAACAGGATCGCGCAGAACAAGCATGGACTACAATCGAGCAACCGGCTAACCTGTTCGAGACACTGCCTTTCATCCATCAAAACGATTTCGTCCTTTGGGACTGCCTTACAACTTGGCTTGCGAATGAATTGTACACCGAACATAACGGCAAATTTTGTATCCAAATGGGCGGATGCATGGAAAAAAAGGCAAAGCAAATGCTCGAAACCGTAGATGAGATCCGCAAAAACTCAGCTCATCTTATCATCGTTTCAAACGAAGTCCTTGACGAATTTCCATCCGCATACGATGAAACGAGGAAATACAGCGAATGGATCGGCAATCTGCATCAAAAACTCGTTGCCTTAAGTGACGATGCCATCGAAATGGATTGCGGCCTGCCGCAGTACTGGAAATGTGAGGGGAAGGTGGCGGTACGATGA
- the cobD gene encoding threonine-phosphate decarboxylase CobD → MQLPEGELEPWMNTSQLPAHGANPRHVYEKLGLEIPAAILDFSENCNPAGPPPAVLKLWPHLISRLIAYPDPSGEPFLSEVANYHGIPVSSVVAGNGAAELLSLIAERYRGKQAIVVHPTFSEYEATLQGRGVEIIRIVSSEEDGFKLPVEAILGAIPSASVLYLCTPNNPTGILPDRADLLSIIHKAGKIGCEVVLDEAFIDFIDENKSFIPLMNDFPHVIIVRSMTKMYAIPGIRLGYAVAQPEVIAELKEQLPHWNVNGIASAIGAVCLEQEEYRNEAIRHANEERRKMTDFLKQHGCTVINSETNFLVFKPSNAGKLYTDMLRRSIVLRHTENFRGMDGHYLRIGMKSSEEMEKLRSNLAKWFKNELYRP, encoded by the coding sequence ATGCAATTGCCTGAAGGTGAACTAGAACCTTGGATGAATACGAGCCAATTACCAGCCCACGGAGCAAATCCCCGCCACGTCTATGAAAAACTTGGCTTGGAAATTCCAGCAGCAATACTGGATTTCAGTGAAAACTGCAATCCCGCGGGACCTCCGCCCGCGGTCCTTAAGCTTTGGCCACACCTCATCTCCCGATTAATCGCCTATCCCGACCCATCCGGCGAACCGTTTTTATCCGAAGTTGCGAACTATCATGGCATACCCGTTTCGTCGGTTGTCGCTGGAAACGGTGCGGCGGAGTTACTATCGCTCATCGCAGAGCGGTATCGGGGGAAGCAAGCAATCGTCGTCCATCCGACATTTTCAGAATATGAAGCGACGTTGCAAGGTAGGGGAGTGGAAATTATCCGGATCGTTTCGTCGGAAGAAGACGGATTCAAGTTGCCGGTCGAAGCAATTTTGGGTGCAATCCCATCTGCATCCGTCTTGTATTTATGCACACCAAATAATCCGACAGGCATCCTACCGGACCGCGCGGATTTACTATCAATCATACATAAAGCAGGCAAGATCGGATGCGAAGTCGTCCTTGACGAAGCATTCATCGACTTCATAGACGAAAACAAATCATTCATCCCTCTGATGAACGATTTTCCGCACGTCATCATCGTCCGCTCAATGACGAAAATGTACGCCATCCCTGGCATCCGACTCGGATACGCGGTGGCGCAACCGGAAGTGATCGCCGAATTGAAAGAACAGCTGCCACATTGGAATGTCAACGGAATCGCGTCCGCAATCGGTGCCGTGTGCCTCGAACAGGAAGAGTATCGAAATGAGGCAATCCGCCACGCGAATGAGGAAAGAAGGAAAATGACAGACTTCCTAAAACAGCATGGATGCACAGTAATTAATTCAGAAACCAACTTCCTTGTATTCAAGCCGTCAAACGCCGGAAAACTTTACACCGACATGCTCAGGCGAAGCATCGTCCTCCGCCACACCGAAAACTTCCGCGGCATGGACGGCCACTATCTACGAATCGGCATGAAAAGCAGTGAGGAAATGGAAAAACTACGAAGCAATCTCGCAAAGTGGTTCAAAAACGAGCTATATCGCCCATAA
- the cbiB gene encoding adenosylcobinamide-phosphate synthase CbiB, translating into MQAHLVAIALGFVLDRAIGDPPNWPHPVRWIGTFISKLTTVLNKGRARVLKGAGMLLITVSIVTAIAIAIISIAYQLHIVFGVVVEAILIAIGLAQKSLRDAALEVYEPLKAGDMAEARTKLSWIVGRDTDRLKEPDIARGAIETVSENTSDGVTAPLFWAFLFGAPGLWMYKAVNTLDSMIGYKDERYREFGKFSAIADDVLNFIPARITGLLILLSSRNESGLPLRRRLSGWSKDARRHPSPNSGFLEAATAWQLGITLGGKSTYRGVVSERPEIGIGQDPLKAAHIKSTIEQMHTASFAFWIICTIIGVIFYAIA; encoded by the coding sequence ATGCAAGCCCACTTAGTTGCAATCGCGTTAGGGTTCGTCCTTGACCGCGCCATCGGGGATCCCCCGAACTGGCCGCATCCTGTGCGATGGATCGGCACATTCATCTCGAAACTCACCACGGTCCTGAACAAAGGTCGCGCCCGCGTACTAAAAGGCGCGGGAATGCTGCTCATCACTGTTTCCATCGTAACAGCGATCGCAATTGCCATCATCAGTATCGCCTACCAACTACATATCGTTTTCGGGGTCGTCGTCGAAGCAATTCTAATTGCGATTGGCCTCGCCCAAAAAAGTCTGCGGGATGCTGCACTCGAAGTGTACGAACCGCTTAAAGCAGGGGACATGGCCGAAGCAAGGACAAAGCTGAGCTGGATCGTCGGCCGTGACACGGATAGATTAAAAGAACCCGATATTGCACGGGGCGCAATCGAAACTGTATCCGAAAACACATCCGACGGTGTGACAGCGCCATTATTTTGGGCATTTCTTTTCGGAGCACCAGGATTATGGATGTATAAAGCTGTCAACACCCTCGATTCAATGATCGGCTATAAAGACGAGCGGTACCGTGAATTCGGCAAGTTTTCCGCAATTGCGGATGACGTCTTGAACTTCATCCCCGCAAGGATTACCGGATTGCTCATCTTGCTGTCATCCCGTAATGAAAGTGGACTCCCACTCAGGAGACGCCTAAGTGGTTGGAGCAAAGACGCCCGAAGACATCCAAGTCCGAACAGCGGATTTTTGGAAGCTGCAACCGCATGGCAATTAGGCATCACATTGGGAGGGAAGAGTACATATCGAGGTGTTGTATCCGAACGACCGGAAATCGGGATAGGACAAGATCCGTTGAAAGCAGCACATATCAAATCCACAATCGAGCAAATGCACACAGCCTCGTTTGCATTTTGGATAATCTGTACCATTATTGGAGTGATCTTTTATGCAATTGCCTGA
- a CDS encoding adenosylcobinamide amidohydrolase, which yields MLKVNNLTGGYGKEPIVKNISFSVNKGEVIGILGPNGSGKSTLLKIISGILPKQEGTVEIDGQDAAVYSQKQFARKVAVLPQLHAHAFSHTVKDTVALGRYPHQSGLFSSWSSDDESAVTKAMDYTGVTRYKDTPIELLSGGEQQRVFVAQALAQEAPILLLDEPTNHLDIAHQQQLLDTIRKHAIEKGVTVVSVFHDINLASLYCDRLLLMEKGRIATIGDPKDVIQETIIGTVYNARVKTQPHPELPKPQMTLLPDTMEEEKPFTVDKQHFTVSSDHVSLKVDQPLKTISSAVTNPGLGWYRAFVNRHVDANYNANDVKAEMADYLEQRGYHLTDTVGMMTAVTTEHAEIGEYKGDFGTVLIMVTAGVGNAVDVSEALTRDREQRIGTINTWVIVNGHLPDEAFIQAMITATEAKTKALHTEDIKDPLTDTIATGTSTDSLLIAATQKGQHLPYAGPITPLGKLIGHGVYDCTKRAIKAYKKAKGWTF from the coding sequence ATGCTGAAAGTCAACAACCTTACAGGTGGCTACGGCAAAGAGCCGATCGTAAAAAACATCTCATTCTCTGTGAATAAAGGGGAAGTAATAGGCATTCTTGGACCAAATGGCAGCGGGAAATCGACACTCCTGAAAATCATTTCCGGAATCTTACCGAAACAAGAAGGAACTGTCGAAATAGACGGGCAGGATGCCGCAGTTTATTCCCAAAAGCAATTCGCAAGAAAAGTAGCGGTCCTGCCGCAACTACATGCGCATGCCTTTTCCCATACGGTAAAAGACACCGTCGCTCTTGGAAGATACCCGCATCAATCCGGACTTTTCTCGTCCTGGTCGAGTGATGATGAAAGCGCCGTGACAAAGGCAATGGACTATACAGGCGTCACCCGTTACAAAGACACACCGATTGAGCTTCTTTCGGGAGGCGAGCAACAGCGCGTTTTCGTCGCACAAGCACTCGCGCAAGAAGCCCCAATCCTCCTGTTGGACGAACCGACGAACCATCTCGATATTGCCCACCAGCAACAACTATTGGACACAATCCGTAAACACGCAATCGAAAAAGGCGTCACCGTCGTCTCCGTTTTCCACGACATCAATCTTGCATCCCTCTATTGCGATCGATTGCTTCTCATGGAAAAAGGCAGGATTGCGACAATCGGTGATCCAAAAGATGTCATCCAAGAAACGATAATCGGCACAGTCTATAATGCTCGCGTAAAAACACAGCCGCACCCTGAACTACCAAAGCCACAGATGACGCTTCTGCCTGATACAATGGAGGAAGAAAAACCGTTCACTGTCGATAAACAGCATTTCACCGTCTCGTCCGATCATGTTTCATTAAAAGTGGATCAGCCGTTGAAAACAATCTCATCCGCGGTCACGAACCCCGGGTTAGGCTGGTACCGCGCATTCGTCAACCGCCACGTCGACGCCAACTACAACGCCAACGACGTCAAAGCGGAAATGGCGGATTATCTCGAGCAACGTGGCTACCATCTCACCGATACGGTCGGCATGATGACCGCCGTCACTACCGAACACGCTGAAATCGGGGAATACAAGGGAGATTTCGGCACCGTCCTCATCATGGTGACAGCCGGAGTTGGCAACGCCGTCGATGTATCGGAAGCGTTAACACGCGACCGGGAACAGCGAATCGGCACCATCAACACTTGGGTCATCGTCAACGGTCATCTACCCGATGAAGCGTTCATCCAAGCGATGATCACTGCAACCGAGGCAAAAACGAAAGCGCTACATACCGAAGACATCAAAGACCCGCTGACAGACACAATTGCAACAGGAACGTCAACCGACAGCCTGCTCATCGCAGCAACGCAAAAAGGCCAACACCTGCCATATGCGGGACCGATTACCCCCCTTGGCAAACTGATCGGGCATGGCGTCTACGACTGCACCAAACGGGCGATCAAAGCCTATAAAAAAGCGAAAGGATGGACCTTTTAA